The Megalops cyprinoides isolate fMegCyp1 chromosome 12, fMegCyp1.pri, whole genome shotgun sequence genome contains a region encoding:
- the LOC118787051 gene encoding protein farnesyltransferase subunit beta-like, translated as MEDVLSPLRCFGEYHNSESFKDDNVKTVTSVEQKKVEDSIQEVLSAYQQNHKLPQPALLREQHYVYLKRGLRYLSDSYECLDASRPWLCYWILHSLELLDEPVPASISSDVCTFLARCQSPTGGFAGGPGQQAHLAPTYAAVSALCIIGTEEAYNVIDRQKLLDFLYSVKQPDGSFLMHVGGEVDVRSVYCAASVASLTHIISPTLFEETPGWIARCQNWEGGLGGVPGLEAHGGYTFCGMAAMVILGKEHMLNLKSLLRWVVCRQMRFEGGFQGRCNKLVDGCYSFWQAGLLPLLHRALYTEGDSTLSQRSWMFEQQALQEYILLCCQNPAGGLLDKPGKSRDFYHTCYCLSGLAIAQHFGSRDLHHELILGKDENRLVPTHPVYNICPEKVAQALKHFHQLSVPVQREPATGTLNLP; from the exons AAAAAAGTTGAAGACTCTATTCAAGAAGTACTCAGTGCTTACCAACAGAATCACAAATTACCACA GCCTGCACTGCTGAGAGAACAGCACTATGTGTATCTGAAGAGAGGCTTACGTTATCTTTCAGATTCGTATGAG TGTTTGGACGCCAGCCGCCCCTGGCTCTGCTATTGGATCCTACAcagcctggagctgctggacGAGCCTGTGCCCGCCTCCATATCCTCAGA TGTCTGCACATTTCTGGCCCGGTGTCAAAGCCCAACGGGTGGCTTTGCTGGAGGCCCTGGTCAGCAGGCCCACTTAGCTCCAACCTATGCCGCTGTCAGTGCCCTCTGCATCATTGGCACAGAGGAGGCATACAATGTCATCGACAG acagaagCTCCTTGACTTCCTGTACTCTGTGAAGCAGCCAGACGGCTCCTTCCTGATGCACGTGGGCGGGGAGGTGGATGTCAG GAGCGTGTACTGCGCTGCCTCCGTGGCGTCTCTGACACACATCATCTCGCCCACGCTCTTCGAAGAGACCCCCGGCTGGATAGCCAG ATGTCAGAACTGGGAGGGGGGTCTGGGAGGTGTGCCGGGACTGGAGGCTCATGGGGGCTACACCTTCTGCGGGATGGCGGCCATGGTCATCCTGGGGAAGGAGCACATGCTGAACCTTAAATCCTTGTTA CGATGGGTGGTCTGCAGGCAGATGCGGTTTGAAGGCGGGTTCCAGGGGCGCTGCAATAAGCTGGTGGATGGCTGCTACTCCTTCTGGCAGGCCGGCCTGCTCCCTCTGCTGCACCGCGCGCTTTACACCGAAG GGGACTCCACCCTGAGCCAGAGGAGCTGGATGTTCGAGCAGCAGGCCCTTCAGGAGTACATCCTACTCTGCTGTCAGAACCCAGCAGGGGGCCTGCTGGACAAGCCTGGCAA ATCCAGAGACTTCTATCACACCTGTTACTGCCTGAGCGGCCTGGCCATAGCGCAGCATTTTGGAAGCAGGGATCTCCACCATGAGCTCATCCTGGGCAAAGATGAGAACAGACTG GTGCCGACTCACCCAGTGTACAACATTTGTCCAGAGAAGGTGGCCCAAGCTCTTAAACATTTCCACCAGCTGTCTGTTCCAGTGCAGAGGGAGCCGGCCACTGGCACTCTTAATCTGCCGTAG